In Ardenticatenales bacterium, a single genomic region encodes these proteins:
- the rpsM gene encoding 30S ribosomal protein S13 — translation MARIAGIDIPNNKRVEISLTYIYGIGKKTSQSILAQTEINPDTRVKDLSEAEITRLRQVIASDHIVEGDLRRDVHMNIKRLTEIGCYRGLRHRRHLPAHGQRTKTNARTRKGPKKTVAGRGRRKGK, via the coding sequence ATGGCTCGTATTGCCGGCATTGACATCCCCAACAACAAGCGGGTAGAAATTAGCCTGACCTACATCTACGGCATTGGCAAAAAGACCAGCCAGAGCATTCTGGCCCAGACGGAGATCAACCCGGACACCCGGGTCAAGGATCTGTCCGAAGCAGAAATTACCCGTCTGCGCCAGGTCATCGCCAGCGACCACATCGTAGAAGGCGACCTGCGCCGCGATGTCCACATGAACATCAAGCGCCTGACGGAAATCGGCTGCTACCGTGGCCTGCGCCACCGCCGCCACCTGCCCGCGCATGGGCAGCGCACCAAAACAAATGCCCGCACGCGCAAAGGTCCGAAGAAGACCGTGGCCGGACGTGGCCGCCGCAAGGGCAAGTAA
- the rpmJ gene encoding 50S ribosomal protein L36 encodes MKVSASVKRRCPKCKVVKRKGVVRVICVNPNHKQRQG; translated from the coding sequence ATGAAAGTATCAGCATCAGTCAAGCGGCGTTGTCCTAAATGCAAAGTTGTCAAGCGCAAGGGCGTCGTGCGCGTTATTTGCGTCAACCCGAATCACAAACAACGTCAGGGATAG
- the map gene encoding type I methionyl aminopeptidase, with amino-acid sequence MIILKSQSELKTMREAGRINAHVLEAVREAIHPGVTTLYLNDIAERVLEKHGATPIFKGYSFGGKLPPYPGALNTCINEELVHAIPSSKRIIREGDLVSIDCGTLFKGYIGDSAFSIGVGSVSAEVEMLLTVTEQALQLGIAQAVAGNRIGDISAAIQDHVESHGYNVVRGYGGHGVGRSMHEEPHVPNYGKAGRGVRLRPRMTFAIEPMVLQGKKDVIVMPDQWTVAAKDGKLTAHFEHTIAITDNGPEILTLP; translated from the coding sequence ATGATCATCCTGAAGTCGCAATCGGAACTCAAAACGATGCGCGAGGCCGGACGCATCAACGCCCATGTGCTGGAAGCGGTGCGCGAGGCCATTCATCCTGGCGTCACCACCCTGTACCTTAACGACATTGCCGAGCGCGTGCTGGAGAAGCACGGAGCCACACCCATCTTCAAAGGATATTCCTTTGGTGGAAAACTCCCTCCCTACCCGGGCGCGCTCAACACCTGCATTAACGAAGAACTGGTACACGCCATCCCCAGCAGCAAACGCATCATCCGCGAAGGGGACCTGGTAAGTATCGATTGTGGGACGTTGTTCAAGGGATACATTGGCGATTCCGCCTTCAGCATCGGGGTAGGTTCGGTAAGCGCGGAAGTCGAAATGCTGCTGACCGTAACGGAACAGGCGCTGCAATTAGGCATCGCGCAGGCAGTGGCCGGGAATCGCATTGGCGACATCTCCGCGGCCATTCAGGACCACGTCGAAAGTCATGGGTACAACGTGGTACGCGGCTATGGCGGGCACGGTGTTGGCCGCTCCATGCACGAGGAACCACATGTACCGAACTATGGCAAGGCGGGGCGAGGCGTGAGGCTGCGCCCGCGGATGACGTTTGCCATTGAGCCAATGGTGCTGCAAGGCAAGAAAGATGTAATCGTCATGCCTGATCAGTGGACAGTTGCCGCAAAAGATGGCAAACTTACGGCTCATTTTGAACATACGATTGCCATTACGGATAATGGCCCGGAAATACTGACGCTTCCGTAA
- a CDS encoding adenylate kinase → MKFVVLMGAPGAGKGTQAKKLQEALGLPQVATGDLFRENLRNETQLGMLAKSYMDAGKLVPDEVTVGMVKDRLSRPDCQGGAILDGFPRTRAQAEALAGLLAEMNANINVVPYINVDQDVLVRRLLKRAEIEGRADDNEETIRTRMRVYQEQTQPLLDFYKERGLLVEVNGEQPIDAVFQDLAKVIKEAA, encoded by the coding sequence CGGGCGCCGGCAAAGGAACCCAGGCGAAGAAGTTACAAGAAGCACTGGGTTTACCACAAGTGGCGACGGGTGATCTGTTCCGCGAAAACTTGAGGAATGAAACCCAACTGGGCATGCTGGCAAAGTCTTACATGGATGCCGGCAAACTCGTTCCCGATGAAGTGACCGTGGGCATGGTCAAAGACCGCCTCTCCCGTCCTGATTGCCAGGGCGGCGCCATCCTGGACGGTTTCCCGCGCACGCGCGCACAAGCAGAAGCACTGGCCGGATTACTGGCCGAAATGAACGCAAACATCAACGTCGTCCCCTACATCAACGTCGATCAAGACGTGTTGGTGCGGCGCCTGCTCAAACGAGCGGAAATCGAAGGGCGCGCGGACGACAATGAAGAGACCATCCGCACCCGTATGCGCGTCTATCAGGAACAAACGCAACCGCTGCTCGATTTCTACAAGGAACGCGGGCTTTTGGTAGAAGTCAATGGAGAACAGCCCATTGACGCCGTTTTCCAAGACCTGGCGAAAGTCATCAAAGAAGCAGCATGA